One part of the Equus caballus isolate H_3958 breed thoroughbred chromosome 30, TB-T2T, whole genome shotgun sequence genome encodes these proteins:
- the RO60 gene encoding RNA-binding protein RO60 isoform X1 has protein sequence MEESVHQKQPLNEKQIANSEDGYVWQVTDLNRLHRFLCFGSEGGTYYIKEEKLGLENAEALIRLIEDGRGCEVIQEIKAFSQEGRTAKQEPVLFALAICSQCSDISTKQAAFKAVSEVCRIPTHLFTFIQFKKDLKASMKCGMWGRALRKAIADWYNEKGGMALALAVTKYKQRNGWSHKDLLRLSHLKPSSEGLAIVTKYITKGWKEVHELYKEKALSVETEKLLKYLEAVERVKHTKDELEVIHLIEEHRLVREHLLTNHLKSKEIWKALLQEMPLTALLRNLGKMTANSVLEPGNSEVSLVCEKLCNEKLLKKARIHPFHVLIALETYKTGHGLRGKLKWRPDEDILKALDVAFYKTFKTVEPTGKRFLLAVDVSASMNQRVLGSILNASTVAAAMCMVVTRTEKDFYVVAFSDEMVPCPLTADMTLQQVLMVMNQIPAGGTDCSLPMIWAQKTNTAADVFIVFTDNETFAGGVHPAVALREYRKKMDIPAKLIVCGMTSNGFTIADPDDRGMLDICGFDTGALDVIRNFTLDVI, from the exons atggagGAATCAGTACACCAAAAGCAACCGTTGAATGAGAAGCAGATAGCCAATTCTGAAGATGGATACGTATGGCAAGTCACCGATCTGAATCGACTCCACCGGTTCTTATGTTTTGGTTCTGAAGGTGGGACTTACTATATCAAAGAAGAGAAGCTGGGCCTGGAAAACGCCGAGGCTTTAATTAGACTGATTGAAGATGGCAGAGGCTGTGAAGTGATACAGGAGATAAAGGCGTTCAGTCAAGAAGGCAGAACCGCCAAGCAAGAGCCTGTGCTCTTTGCGCTTGCCATTTGCTCCCAGTGTTCTGACATCAGCACGAAACAAGCAGCATTTAAAGCTGTCTCTGAAGTTTGTCGCATTCCTACACATCTCTTTACTTTCATCCAGTTTAAGAAAGATCTGAAGGCAAGCATGAAATGTGGCATGTGGGGTCGTGCCCTCCGGAAGGCTATAGCAGACTGGTACAATGAAAAAGGGGGCATGGCCCTCGCCCTGGCTGTTAcgaaatataaacaaagaaatggCTGGTCTCACAAAGACCTATTAAGGTTGTCGCATCTTAAGCCTTCCAGTGAAG gACTTGCTATTGTGACCAAATATATTACAAAGGGCTGGAAAGAGGTCCATGAATTGTATAAAGAAAAAGCACTTTCTGTGGAGACTGAAAAGTTATTAAAGTATCTGGAGGCTGTGGAGAGAGTGAAGCACACAAAAGATGAACTGGAAGTCATCCATCTAATAGAAGAGCATAGATTAGTTAGGGAACATCTTCTGACAAATCACTTAAAGTCTAAAGAG ATCTGGAAAGCTTTGTTACAAGAAATGCCTCTCACTGCATTACTCAGAAACCTAGGAAAGATGACTGCCAACTCAGTGCTTGAACCAGGAAATTCAGAAGTATCTTTAGTATGTGAAAAACTGTGTAAcgaaaaactgttaaaaaag GCTCGTATACATCCATTTCATGTTCTGATTGCATTAGAAACTTATAAAACAGGTCACGGGCTCAGAGGAAAACTGAAGTGGCGCCCTGATGAAGACATTCTGAAAGCTTTGGATGTCGCTTTTTACAAAACCTTTAAG ACAGTTGAGCCTACTGGAAAGcgtttcttgctggctgttgatGTCAGTGCTTCTATGAACCAAAGAGTTTTGGGCAGTATACTCAACGCCAGCACGGTGGCTGCAGCCATGTGCATG GTTGTCACACgaacagaaaaagatttttatgtAGTTGCTTTTTCCGATGAAATGGTACCATGTCCATTGACTGCAGATATGACCTTGCAACAGGTTCTAATGGTTATGAATCAG ATCCCAGCAGGTGGAACCGATTGCTCGCTTCCAATGATCTGGGCTCAAAAGACAAATACAGCTGCTGATGTCTTCATTGTCTTCACGGATAATGAGACCTTTGCTGGAGGTGTCCATCCTGCTGTTGCTCTGAGGGAGTATCGAAAG AAAATGGATATTCCAGCTAAGCTGATTGTTTGTGGAATGACATCAAACGGTTTTACCATTGCAGACCCGGATGACAGGGGCATGTTGGATATATGTGGCTTTGATACTGGAGCTCTGGATGTTATTCGAAATTTCACATTAGATGTGATTTAA
- the RO60 gene encoding RNA-binding protein RO60 isoform X2: MPLTALLRNLGKMTANSVLEPGNSEVSLVCEKLCNEKLLKKARIHPFHVLIALETYKTGHGLRGKLKWRPDEDILKALDVAFYKTFKTVEPTGKRFLLAVDVSASMNQRVLGSILNASTVAAAMCMVVTRTEKDFYVVAFSDEMVPCPLTADMTLQQVLMVMNQIPAGGTDCSLPMIWAQKTNTAADVFIVFTDNETFAGGVHPAVALREYRKKMDIPAKLIVCGMTSNGFTIADPDDRGMLDICGFDTGALDVIRNFTLDVI, from the exons ATGCCTCTCACTGCATTACTCAGAAACCTAGGAAAGATGACTGCCAACTCAGTGCTTGAACCAGGAAATTCAGAAGTATCTTTAGTATGTGAAAAACTGTGTAAcgaaaaactgttaaaaaag GCTCGTATACATCCATTTCATGTTCTGATTGCATTAGAAACTTATAAAACAGGTCACGGGCTCAGAGGAAAACTGAAGTGGCGCCCTGATGAAGACATTCTGAAAGCTTTGGATGTCGCTTTTTACAAAACCTTTAAG ACAGTTGAGCCTACTGGAAAGcgtttcttgctggctgttgatGTCAGTGCTTCTATGAACCAAAGAGTTTTGGGCAGTATACTCAACGCCAGCACGGTGGCTGCAGCCATGTGCATG GTTGTCACACgaacagaaaaagatttttatgtAGTTGCTTTTTCCGATGAAATGGTACCATGTCCATTGACTGCAGATATGACCTTGCAACAGGTTCTAATGGTTATGAATCAG ATCCCAGCAGGTGGAACCGATTGCTCGCTTCCAATGATCTGGGCTCAAAAGACAAATACAGCTGCTGATGTCTTCATTGTCTTCACGGATAATGAGACCTTTGCTGGAGGTGTCCATCCTGCTGTTGCTCTGAGGGAGTATCGAAAG AAAATGGATATTCCAGCTAAGCTGATTGTTTGTGGAATGACATCAAACGGTTTTACCATTGCAGACCCGGATGACAGGGGCATGTTGGATATATGTGGCTTTGATACTGGAGCTCTGGATGTTATTCGAAATTTCACATTAGATGTGATTTAA